The Cinclus cinclus chromosome 3, bCinCin1.1, whole genome shotgun sequence genome has a window encoding:
- the CHRNA2 gene encoding neuronal acetylcholine receptor subunit alpha-2 isoform X2, translating into MDLGGGELPNSRIIPGTAAGQRRSHAEDRLFKRLFSGYNRWSRPVPNTSDVDEKNQMMTTNVWLKQEWSDYKLRWDPAEYDNVTSIRVPSEMIWIPDIVLYNNADGEFAVTHMTKAHLFWDGTVKWVPPAIYKSSCSIDVTFFPFDQQNCKMKFGSWTYDKAKIDLENMDQHVDLKDYWESGEWAIINAISTYTSKKYDCCTEIYPDITFYFVIRRLPLFYTINLIIPCLLISCLTVLVFYLPSDCGEKITLCISVLLSLTVFLLLITEIIPSTSLVIPLIGEYLLFTMIFVTLSIIITVFVLNVHHRSPSTHTMPCWVRSFFLDLIPRWLFMRRPPALPTPPEGTGGQYDHPGARLSTSRCWLETDVDDKWEEEEEEEEEEEEEEEEKTYPGHPVESQESRFHYGKASRGSASRGSSKGKEEEEEGEEKEDEEEGSEQGLALSPRILKALEGVQYIADHLRAEDADFSVKEDWKYVAMVIDRIFLWMFIIVCLLGTVGLFLPPYLAGMI; encoded by the exons atgGATCTGGGAGGGGGTGAACTCCCGAATTCCCGAATAATTCCTGGCACAGCCGCCGGCCAGCGCCGGAGCCACGCGGAGGACCGGCTCTTCAAGCGCCTTTTTTCGGGATACAACCGCTGGTCCCGGCCCGTTCCCAACACTTCCGATGTG GATGAGAAGAACCAGATGATGACCACCAACGTCTGGCTGAAGCAG GAATGGAGCGACTACAAACTGCGCTGGGATCCGGCCGAGTACGACAACGTCACGTCCATCCGCGTGCCCTCCGAGATGATCTGGATCCCGGATATCGTCCTCTACAACAA cgCCGACGGCGAGTTCGCGGTGACCCACATGACCAAGGCCCACCTATTCTGGGACGGCACCGTCAAGTGGGTCCCTCCGGCCATCTACaagagctcctgcagcatcGACGTCACCTTCTTCCCCTTCGACCAGCAGAACTGCAAGATGAAGTTCGGCTCCTGGACCTACGACAAGGCCAAGATCGACCTGGAGAACATGGACCAGCACGTGGACCTCAAGGACTACTGGGAGAGCGGCGAGTGGGCCATCATCAACGCCATCAGCACCTACACCTCCAAAAAGTACGACTGCTGCACGGAGATCTACCCGGACATCACCTTCTACTTCGTCATCCGGCGCCTCCCGCTCTTCTACACCATCAACCTCATCATCCCGTGCCTGCTCATCTCCTGCCTCACCGTCCTGGTTTTTTATCTCCCCTCGGACTGTGGGGAGAAGATCACGCTCTGCATCTCCGTGCTTCTGTCGCTCACCgttttcctgctgctcatcACCGAGATCATCCCGTCCACCTCGCTGGTCATCCCGCTGATCGGCGAGTACCTGCTCTTCACCATGATCTTCGTCACGCTCTCCATCATCATCACCGTCTTCGTGCTCAACGTGCACCACCGCTCGCCCAGCACCCACACCATGCCGTGCTGGGTCCGGAGTTTTTTCCTGGATCTCATCCCGCGCTGGTTGTTCATGAGGAGGCCGCCGGCGTTGCCGACGCCCCCCGAGGGGACGGGGGGACAGTACGACCACCCCGGGGCGCGGCTCAGCACGTCGCGGTGCTGGCTGGAGACCGACGTGGATGACaagtgggaggaggaagaggaggaggaggaggaagaggaggaggaggaagaggagaagacCTATCCCGGACATCCCGTGGAATCCCAGGAAAGCCGGTTCCACTACGGGAAGGCATCCAGGGGCTCGGCGTCACGCGGATCGTCcaaggggaaggaggaggaggaagaaggggaggagaaggaggatgaggaggaaggctCGGAGCAGGGCCTGGCGCTGTCTCCCAGGATTCTGAAGGCCCTGGAAGGCGTGCAGTACATCGCGGATCACCTGCGGGCCGAGGACGCCGACTTCTCC GTGAAGGAAGACTGGAAATACGTGGCCATGGTGATCGACCGGATCTTCCTCTGGATGTTCATCATCGTCTGCCTGCTGGGCACCGTGGGGCTCTTCCTGCCGCCCTACCTGGCCGGGATGATCTAG
- the CHRNA2 gene encoding neuronal acetylcholine receptor subunit alpha-2 isoform X1, with protein sequence MGNGGSGSVGCFSHGIFPFLLLLLCCFLSFQAAAGQRRSHAEDRLFKRLFSGYNRWSRPVPNTSDVVIVRFGLSIAQLIDVDEKNQMMTTNVWLKQEWSDYKLRWDPAEYDNVTSIRVPSEMIWIPDIVLYNNADGEFAVTHMTKAHLFWDGTVKWVPPAIYKSSCSIDVTFFPFDQQNCKMKFGSWTYDKAKIDLENMDQHVDLKDYWESGEWAIINAISTYTSKKYDCCTEIYPDITFYFVIRRLPLFYTINLIIPCLLISCLTVLVFYLPSDCGEKITLCISVLLSLTVFLLLITEIIPSTSLVIPLIGEYLLFTMIFVTLSIIITVFVLNVHHRSPSTHTMPCWVRSFFLDLIPRWLFMRRPPALPTPPEGTGGQYDHPGARLSTSRCWLETDVDDKWEEEEEEEEEEEEEEEEKTYPGHPVESQESRFHYGKASRGSASRGSSKGKEEEEEGEEKEDEEEGSEQGLALSPRILKALEGVQYIADHLRAEDADFSVKEDWKYVAMVIDRIFLWMFIIVCLLGTVGLFLPPYLAGMI encoded by the exons ATGGGGAACGGCGGCTCAGGGAGCGTGGGATGCTTTTCCCACGGGATTTTCCcgttcctcctcctcctcctctgctgcttcctcagctTCCAGGCGG CCGCCGGCCAGCGCCGGAGCCACGCGGAGGACCGGCTCTTCAAGCGCCTTTTTTCGGGATACAACCGCTGGTCCCGGCCCGTTCCCAACACTTCCGATGTGGTCATCGTCCGCTTCGGGCTCTCCATCGCCCAGCTCATCGACGTG GATGAGAAGAACCAGATGATGACCACCAACGTCTGGCTGAAGCAG GAATGGAGCGACTACAAACTGCGCTGGGATCCGGCCGAGTACGACAACGTCACGTCCATCCGCGTGCCCTCCGAGATGATCTGGATCCCGGATATCGTCCTCTACAACAA cgCCGACGGCGAGTTCGCGGTGACCCACATGACCAAGGCCCACCTATTCTGGGACGGCACCGTCAAGTGGGTCCCTCCGGCCATCTACaagagctcctgcagcatcGACGTCACCTTCTTCCCCTTCGACCAGCAGAACTGCAAGATGAAGTTCGGCTCCTGGACCTACGACAAGGCCAAGATCGACCTGGAGAACATGGACCAGCACGTGGACCTCAAGGACTACTGGGAGAGCGGCGAGTGGGCCATCATCAACGCCATCAGCACCTACACCTCCAAAAAGTACGACTGCTGCACGGAGATCTACCCGGACATCACCTTCTACTTCGTCATCCGGCGCCTCCCGCTCTTCTACACCATCAACCTCATCATCCCGTGCCTGCTCATCTCCTGCCTCACCGTCCTGGTTTTTTATCTCCCCTCGGACTGTGGGGAGAAGATCACGCTCTGCATCTCCGTGCTTCTGTCGCTCACCgttttcctgctgctcatcACCGAGATCATCCCGTCCACCTCGCTGGTCATCCCGCTGATCGGCGAGTACCTGCTCTTCACCATGATCTTCGTCACGCTCTCCATCATCATCACCGTCTTCGTGCTCAACGTGCACCACCGCTCGCCCAGCACCCACACCATGCCGTGCTGGGTCCGGAGTTTTTTCCTGGATCTCATCCCGCGCTGGTTGTTCATGAGGAGGCCGCCGGCGTTGCCGACGCCCCCCGAGGGGACGGGGGGACAGTACGACCACCCCGGGGCGCGGCTCAGCACGTCGCGGTGCTGGCTGGAGACCGACGTGGATGACaagtgggaggaggaagaggaggaggaggaggaagaggaggaggaggaagaggagaagacCTATCCCGGACATCCCGTGGAATCCCAGGAAAGCCGGTTCCACTACGGGAAGGCATCCAGGGGCTCGGCGTCACGCGGATCGTCcaaggggaaggaggaggaggaagaaggggaggagaaggaggatgaggaggaaggctCGGAGCAGGGCCTGGCGCTGTCTCCCAGGATTCTGAAGGCCCTGGAAGGCGTGCAGTACATCGCGGATCACCTGCGGGCCGAGGACGCCGACTTCTCC GTGAAGGAAGACTGGAAATACGTGGCCATGGTGATCGACCGGATCTTCCTCTGGATGTTCATCATCGTCTGCCTGCTGGGCACCGTGGGGCTCTTCCTGCCGCCCTACCTGGCCGGGATGATCTAG